A single region of the Apodemus sylvaticus chromosome 7, mApoSyl1.1, whole genome shotgun sequence genome encodes:
- the LOC127689937 gene encoding aromatase: protein MFLEMLNPMHYNVTIMVPETMPVSAMPLLLIMGLLLLIWNCESSSSIPGPGYCLGIGPLISHGRFLWMGIGSACNYYNKMYGEFMRVWISGEETLIISKSSSMFHVMKHNNYISRFGSKRGLQCIGMHENGIIFNNNPKLWKTIRPFFMKALTGRGLVRMVEVCVESTKQHLDRLGEVTDNSGYVDVLTLMRHIMLDTSNMLFLGIPLDESSIVKKIQGYFIAWQALLIKPNIFFKISWLYRKYERSVKDLKDEIAVLVEKKRHKVSTAEKLEDCMDFATDLIFAERRGDLTKENVNQCILEMLIAAPDTLSVTLYFMLLLIAEYPEVETAILKEIHTVVGDRDVNINDIQNLKVVENFINESMRYQPVVDLVMRRALEDDIIDGYPVKKGTNIILNIGRMHRLEYFPKPNEFTLENFEKNVPYRYFQPFGFGPRSCAGKYIAMVMMKVVLVTLLRRFHVKTLQKRCIENLPKKHDLSLHPNEDRHLVEVILSPRNSDKYLRQ from the exons GTCCTGGCTACTGTCTGGGAATTGGGCCCCTCATTTCCCATGGCAGATTCTTGTGGATGGGAATTGGAAGTGCCTGCAACTACTACAATAAGATGTATGGAGAATTTATGAGAGTCTGGATCAGTGGAGAGGAGACACTCATTATTAGCAA GTCCTCGAGCATGTTCCATGTGATGAAGCACAATAACTACATCTCCAGGTTCGGCAGCAAGCGTGGGCTGCAGTGCATCGGCATGCACGAGAACGGCATTATATTTAACAACAACCCAAAACTTTGGAAAACAATTCGCCCTTTCTTTATGAAAG CTCTGACAGGCCGTGGTCTTGTTCGAATGGTGGAAGTTTGTGTGGAGTCCACCAAGCAGCATTTGGACAGGCTGGGGGAAGTCACCGACAACTCGGGCTACGTGGATGTGTTGACCCTCATGAGACACATCATGTTGGACACCTCTAACATGCTCTTCCTGGGGATCCCACTGGACG AAAGTTCTATTGTGAAGAAAATCCAGGGTTACTTTATTGCGTGGCAAGCTCTCCTCATCAAACCAAACATCTTCTTTAAGATTTCTTGGCTCTACAGAAAGTATGAGAGATCTGT caagGACTTGAAAGACGAGATAGCTGTTTTGGTGGAAAAAAAGAGACACAAAGTTTCCACAGCTGAGAAACTGGAAGACTGTATGGATTTTGCAACTGATTTGATTTTTGCTGAG AGACGTGGAGACCTGACGAAAGAGAACGTGAATCAGTGTATTCTGGAGATGCTGATTGCGGCCCCTGACACCTTGTCTGTCACTCTGTACTTCATGTTGCTGCTTATCGCAGAGTACCCAGAAGTCGAAACAGCAATTCTGAAGGAGATCCACACTGTTGTTG GTGACAGAGACGTAAACATCAATGATATCCAAAATTTAAAAGTGGTAGAAAACTTCATTAATGAAAGCATGCGGTACCAGCCTGTTGTGGACCTGGTCATGCGCAGAGCCTTGGAGGATGACATAATTGATGGCTACCCGGTTAAAAAGGGAACCAACATCATTCTGAACATTGGAAGGATGCACAGGCTGGAGTATTTCCCCAAGCCCAATGAATTTACCCTTGAAAACTTTGAGAAGAAT GTTCCCTACAGGTATTTTCAGCCATTTGGCTTTGGGCCCCGCAGCTGTGCTGGGAAGTACATCGCCATGGTGATGATGAAAGTGGTCCTGGTCACACTTTTGAGACGATTCCATGTGAAGACATTGCAAAAAAGGTGCATTGAGAACTTACCGAAAAAACATGACTTGTCCTTGCATCCGAATGAGGACAGACACCTTGTGGAAGTAATTCTCTCCCCAAGAAATTCAGACAAGTACCTCAGACAGTGA